A part of Amblyraja radiata isolate CabotCenter1 chromosome 35, sAmbRad1.1.pri, whole genome shotgun sequence genomic DNA contains:
- the plppr2 gene encoding phospholipid phosphatase-related protein type 2, with translation MPREKKDVRRSASIIPCFLTIELLIMVGMVLLTYYFEYTDTFAVHRQGFFCYDSAYMKPYPGPEETSVLPPVLLQSLASAIPMATIVLGELAAFAFQAEFVRHERTIVTAECCTLNPLVRRVIRFLGVYTFGLFATDIFVNAGQVIMGSPAPHFLTVCRPNYTALGCHQPTQFIASPEACTGSPSLVSNARRAFPCKDAALSMYAAIYTVMYVTIMFRAKGTRLTKPVVCLTLLCLTFLTGVVRVSEHRNHWSDVLVGFVTGAAVAMFLVCCVVHKFKGKNPVCKKVANVPKPACVMLALPCVESPLEKIVQLNSQKEHERSSCFFPSTPDVLIATRSVMSEV, from the exons ATGCCTCGCGAGAAGAAAGATGTGCGTCGGAGTGCGTCCATCATTCCCTGCTTCCTGACCATAGAG CTGCTGATCATGGTTGGGATGGTGCTGCTGACGTACTACTTTGAGTACACAGACACATTTGCTGTACACAGACAGGGCTTCTTCTGCTACGACAGTGCCTACATGAAGCCCTACCCTGGGCCAGAGGAGACCAGTGTGCTCCCACCGGTCCTGCTGCAGTCCTTGGCTTCAGCCATTCCCATGGCAACA ATCGTTCTGGGCGAGCTGGCTGCCTTTGCCTTTcaggcggagtttgtacgtcatgAGCGGACGATCGTGACCGCTGAATGCTGCACGCTCAACCCTCTGGTCCGCAGGGTGATCAGGTTCTTGG GGGTTTACACCTTTGGACTCTTTGCCACGGATATATTTGTGAATGCAGGGCAGGTGATCATGGGAAGCCCAGCGCCACATTTCCTCACTGTCTGTCGACCCAACTATACGGCTCTGGGCTGCCACCAACCCACGCAGTTCATCGCTTCCCCAGAAGCCTGCACTGGGAGCCCAAGCCTGGTGTCCAACGCCCGACGAGCCTTCCCCTGCAAGGATGCGGCCCTCAGCATGTACGCTGCCATCTACACTGTG ATGTATGTCACCATTATGTTCCGGGCCAAGGGGACACGGCTGACCAAGCCAGTGGTGTGTCTAACCCTCCTGTGTCTCACCTTCCTCACCGGCGTGGTGCGCGTGTCCGAGCACCGCAACCACTGGTCAGACGTGCTGGTGGGATTCGTCACCGGGGCTGCCGTGGCCATGTTTTTG GTATGCTGCGTGGTCCATAAGTTTAAAGGGAAGAACCCAGTTTGCAAGAAGGTGGCGAATGTGCCGAAACCTGCCTGCGTGATGCTGGCCTTGCCCTGTGTGGAAAGTCCACTAGAAAA AATCGTCCAGCTGAATTCCCAGAAGGAACATGAACGCTCCTCGTGCTTCTTCCCCTCGACGCCGGATGTGTTGATCGCCACTCGGTCGGTGATGAGCGAGGTGTGA